From a region of the Panicum virgatum strain AP13 chromosome 2K, P.virgatum_v5, whole genome shotgun sequence genome:
- the LOC120694994 gene encoding potassium channel AKT3-like, with amino-acid sequence MKLICGPWCGGGGGGSSALTDGTMSGRHGATARALLPSLGSQSGRRPRLRRFIVSPYDPRYRLWEHFLVVLVLYSAWVAPFEFGFVPEPAGALAAADDAVNAAFAVDIVLTFFVAYTDRRTFLLQDDPRRIAWRYATTWLALDVASTMPTELTRRILPPQARSYNFFGMLRLWRLHRVSTLFTELEKDRKFSYFWVRCTKLICVTLFAVHCAGCFYYLLADRYPDPSHTWLSASIPDFHGTSIWRRYAASMYWSITTLTTVGYGDMHAVNTGEMVFTTLYMLFNLGLTAYLIGNMTNLVVHGTGRTRAYRDAVKAATGFAARHQLPARLRHQMVSHLSLKFRTDSEGLQQQDTLAALPKAIRSSISHHLFFALVHSVYLFQGVSNDLIFQLVSEMNAEYFAPREDFILQNEAPSDFYILVTGSVELIELQNGAERLVGTSRAGDVVGEIGVLCYRPQLFTARTSSLSQLLRMERTAFLRIVQANVGDGVIIINNLIQYLKEKKESGAVAGVAEEIEYMMARGQLELPVTLCYAATKGDDFLLHQLLKRGVDPNESDNSWHTALHIAASSGHEQCVRLLLEHGADANARDAHGRVPLWEALSRGHHAAARLLADAGADLSSGDAALYARAAVEAGDAALLEDAARHGADVAAACWDDGATALHRAVLQGSAGMVGALLERGADPDRADGAGRTPRALADELGHGDVLELFSRWRRKVAEGPEQQGPATGHGGGLVAQKVARFQSAPPARVPPCDNAAGSSPSPPLLSRQSTPRRMVSLRNSLFGVLSSSHVNRHDGGGGGGGLSRHERHTHSSSRVRVTISCPEQGSSARKLVFMPETVAELLEEGGSTFGFAPTRAVTTDGAEVDDPRLVRDGDCLLLVTDQWVPDIGIMGRYQ; translated from the exons ATGAAGCTGATCTGCGGGccatggtgcggcggcggcggcggcggcagctcggcCCTCACGGACGGGACGATGAGCGGCCGGCACGGCGCCACGGCCCGCGCGCTCCTCCCGTCGCTTGGCTCGcagagcgggcggcggccgcggctccgGCGGTTCATCGTGTCCCCCTACGACCCGCGGTACCGGCTGTGGGAGCACTTCCTCGTCGTGCTGGTCCTCTACTCCGCGTGGGTGGCCCCCTTCGAGTTCGGTTTCGTCCCGGAGCCCGccggcgcgctcgccgccgccgacgacgccgtGAACGCCGCGTTCGCCGTCGACATCGTGCTCACCTTCTTCGTGGCGTACACGGACCGGCGCACCTTCCTGCTCCAGGACGACCCCCGGCGGATCGCGTGGCGGTACGCCACCACCTGGCTCGCCCTCGACGTCGCCTCCACCATGCCCACCGAGCTCACCCGCCGGATCCTCCCGCCGCAGGCCAGGTCCTACAACTTCTTCGGCATGCTCCGGCTCTGGCGCCTCCACCGCGTCAGCACGCTCTTCACCGA GCTAGAGAAGGACAGGAAGTTCAGCTACTTCTGGGTTCGATGCACGAAGCTCATCTGC GTGACTCTGTTCGCCGTCCACTGCGCGGGGTGCTTCTACTACCTCCTGGCGGACCGGTACCCCGACCCGTCGCACACGTGGCTGAGCGCCTCCATCCCGGACTTCCACGGCACGAGCATCTGGCGGCGCTACGCCGCGTCCATGTACTGGTCCATCACCACCCTCACCACCGTCGGCTACGGCGACATGCACGCCGTCAACACCGGCGAGATGGTGTTCACCACCCTCTACATGCTCTTCAACCTCGGCCTCACCGCCTACCTCATCGGCAACATGACCAACCTTGTCGTCCACGGCACCGGCCGCACCCGGGCCTACCGCGACGCCGTCAAGGCCGCCACCGGCTTCGCCGCGCGCCACCAGCTGCCGGCGAGGCTGCGGCACCAGATGGTCTCCCACCTCAGCCTCAAGTTCAGGACCGACTCCGAGGGCCTCCAGCAGCAGGACACGCTCGCCGCGCTGCCCAAGGCCATCCGCTCCAGCATCTCCCACCACCTCTTCTTCGCCCTCGTCCACAGCGTCTACCTCTTCCAGGGCGTCTCCAACGACCTCATCTTCCAGCTG GTCTCTGAGATGAACGCCGAGTACTTCGCGCCCAGGGAGGACTTCATCCTGCAGAACGAGGCGCCCTCGGATTTCTACATTCTAGTCACTGGTAGTGTG GAGCTGATAGAGCTCCAGAACGGTGCAGAGCGG CTGGTTGGCACGTCCAGGGCGGGCGATGTCGTGGGCGAGATCGGGGTCCTGTGCTACAGGCCCCAGCTCTTCACGGCAAGAACAAGCTCCCTGAGCCAGCTCCTGCGTATGGAACGGACCGCCTTCCTCAGGATTGTTCAGGCCAATGTTGGGGACGGCGTCATAATCATCAACAACCTGATCCAG TAcctcaaggagaagaaggagagcGGCGCGGTCGCCGGAGTCGCCGAGGAGATCGAGTACATGATGGCCCGGGGTCAGCTGGAGCTCCCTGTCACGCTCTGCTACGCCGCAACCAAAGGAGATGACTTCCTGTTGCATCAGCTCCTCAAGCGTGGCGTCGACCCAAACGAGTCAGATAACTCCTGGCATACAGCACTG CACATTGCAGCTTCCTCTGGACACGAGCAGTGCGTCAGGCTTCTGCTAGAGCACGGCGCCGACGCTAACGCAAGGGACGCGCATGGGCGAGTGCCCCTGTGGGAGGCCCTGTCACGGGggcaccacgccgccgcgcggctGCTGGCGGACGCCGGCGCGGACCTGTCCTCCGGCGACGCGGCGCTCTACGCCCGCGCGGCCGTCgaggccggcgacgccgcgctgCTCGAGGACGCCGCGCGCCACGGCGcggacgtggcggcggcgtgctggGACGACGGCGCCACCGCGCTCCACCGCGCCGTCCTCCAGGGGAGCGCCGGGATGGTCGGGGCCCTGCTTGAGCGCGGCGCCGACCCGGACAGGGCGGACGGCGCCGGCCGGACCCCGCGGGCCTTGGCCGACGAGCTCGGCCACGGCGACGTGCTGGAGCTGTTCAGCCGGTGGCGGCGGAAGGTGGCCGAAGGTCCGGAGCAGCAGGGCCCGGCGACAGGTCACGGCGGCGGGCTAGTGGCTCAGAAGGTCGCGAGGTTCCagagcgcgccgccggcgagggtccCGCCGTGCGACAACGCCGCcggctcgtcgccgtcgccgccgctgctgtcgAGGCAGAGCACTCCCCGGCGGATGGTCAGCCTGCGGAACTCCCTCTTCGGCGTCCTCTCGTCGTCGCACGTGAAccggcacgacggcggcggcggcggcggcggtctcaGCCGCCATGAGAGGCACACGCACAGCAGCTCGCGTGTCAGGGTGACCATCTCCTGCCCCGAGCAGGGTAGCAGCGCGAGGAAGCTGGTGTTCATGCCGGAGACGGTGGCGGAGCTCCTGGAGGAAGGCGGGAGCACGTTCGGGTTCGCTCCGACGAGGGCGGTGACGACTGACGGCGCCGAGGTTGACGACCCGAGGCTCGTCAGAGACGGCGATTGTCTCCTCCTAGTCACCGACCAATGGGTGCCTGACATTGGCATCATGGGTAGGTATCAATAA